One window from the genome of Phycisphaerales bacterium encodes:
- a CDS encoding PilZ domain-containing protein, with protein sequence MAPCDASPFDSTTPNPIPLRERRRHPRFSVPPMYSPIAARTLDSDEFAFEGHAYDVSEGGLQFELDRPFEPGTRLALRIELPGAMAFGRSPHDGPGRDAGPGRAIFVFATVVWVSDEEFGPARMAAVFNMFCRAGDKDRLKRALAQTMARAA encoded by the coding sequence ATGGCACCCTGCGACGCATCCCCGTTCGATTCGACGACGCCCAACCCGATCCCCCTACGCGAGCGGCGCCGCCACCCGAGATTCAGCGTGCCTCCGATGTACAGCCCGATCGCGGCGCGCACGCTCGACAGCGACGAATTCGCCTTCGAAGGCCACGCGTACGACGTGAGCGAGGGCGGGCTGCAGTTCGAGCTCGATCGCCCCTTCGAGCCCGGCACGCGCCTGGCCCTGCGCATCGAGTTACCGGGTGCGATGGCCTTCGGCCGCTCTCCCCACGACGGGCCTGGTCGCGACGCCGGCCCCGGCCGGGCGATCTTCGTGTTCGCCACGGTGGTGTGGGTGTCCGACGAGGAGTTTGGCCCGGCCCGGATGGCGGCGGTGTTCAACATGTTCTGCCGCGCGGGCGACAAGGACCGGCTCAAGCGTGCGCTCGCGCAGACCATGGCTCGTGCTGCATAA
- the obgE gene encoding GTPase ObgE, with translation MFADRATITIYAGKGGDGCVSFRRARGLPKGGPDGGNGGNGGSVILVADENVGTLLDYRGKHDWRARGGRPGEGAQRHGAGADDLEVLLPPGTLVYDDDSGDLLYDLGPGDRVVAAQGGKGGFGNEHFKSATHQTPRQSTKGEPGETRRIRLELKLIAEVGLVGLPNAGKSTLLAATTAAAPKVANYPFTTLSPQLGIAELDASRRLVIADIPGLIEGAAGGAGLGHEFLRHVERTKVLVHVLDLVPDNGDVAENYTKIRAELGQYAPALLEKPELIALNKSDLFVDEQELASAIDAVKTSLDLDAERVFIISGAARQGLRELLEAAWKLVHPAGNTQPGWASSTA, from the coding sequence ATGTTCGCCGATCGCGCCACCATTACGATCTACGCCGGCAAGGGCGGCGACGGCTGCGTTTCGTTCCGCCGGGCTCGGGGCCTGCCCAAGGGCGGGCCCGATGGAGGCAACGGTGGCAACGGCGGCAGCGTCATCCTCGTGGCCGACGAGAACGTCGGTACGCTGCTGGACTACCGCGGCAAGCACGACTGGCGGGCCCGGGGCGGCCGGCCGGGCGAGGGCGCCCAGCGCCACGGCGCTGGCGCTGACGACCTCGAGGTGCTCCTACCGCCGGGCACGCTCGTCTACGACGACGACTCGGGCGACCTGCTCTACGACCTCGGGCCGGGCGACCGCGTCGTCGCCGCCCAGGGCGGCAAGGGCGGCTTCGGCAACGAGCACTTCAAGAGCGCCACCCATCAGACGCCCCGCCAGTCGACCAAGGGCGAGCCGGGCGAGACGCGCCGCATCCGCCTCGAGCTCAAGCTCATCGCCGAGGTCGGGCTGGTCGGCCTGCCCAACGCCGGCAAGAGCACGCTGCTCGCGGCGACGACCGCCGCCGCGCCGAAGGTCGCCAACTACCCGTTCACGACGCTCAGCCCGCAGCTCGGCATCGCCGAACTCGACGCATCCCGCCGCCTGGTCATCGCCGACATCCCCGGCTTGATCGAGGGCGCCGCGGGCGGCGCCGGGCTCGGCCACGAGTTCCTCCGGCACGTCGAGCGCACCAAGGTCCTCGTGCACGTGCTCGATCTCGTGCCCGACAACGGCGACGTGGCCGAGAACTACACCAAGATCCGCGCCGAGCTGGGCCAGTACGCGCCGGCGCTGCTCGAGAAGCCCGAGCTCATCGCGCTGAACAAGTCGGACCTGTTCGTCGACGAACAAGAGCTTGCCAGCGCGATCGATGCCGTCAAGACGTCGCTCGACCTGGACGCGGAGCGCGTCTTCATCATCAGCGGAGCCGCAAGGCAGGGACTCCGCGAACTGCTCGAAGCTGCGTGGAAGCTGGTGCACCCGGCCGGCAATACTCAGCCAGGCTGGGCATCGTCGACGGCCTGA
- a CDS encoding SAM-dependent methyltransferase, which translates to MIPPPADASDATPVGVPRVVSRGYYKLQHALHEFGIDPEGLACVDLGASVGGFSQCLLACGASRVVSVDTAKGILDYAVRRDERVRVLERANALHVEPDEAVDLVVMDLGWTPQRLALPAAAGWLQAGGRIVSLIKPHYESGEHLTSEDEAERIVRGTVEAVGEIGFACAALTRSPIAGSRRKGKSAKAGTGNSEWLGLFRVAQAVDDAQPG; encoded by the coding sequence ATGATCCCCCCGCCCGCTGACGCGAGCGACGCCACGCCGGTGGGCGTGCCGCGGGTCGTATCGCGGGGCTACTACAAGCTCCAGCACGCGCTGCACGAGTTCGGCATCGACCCCGAAGGCCTGGCGTGCGTCGATCTCGGTGCGAGCGTGGGGGGGTTCAGCCAGTGCCTGCTCGCGTGCGGGGCGTCTCGGGTCGTTTCCGTTGACACGGCCAAGGGCATCCTCGACTACGCGGTGCGTCGCGACGAACGCGTTCGGGTGCTCGAGCGGGCCAACGCGCTGCACGTCGAACCCGATGAAGCGGTCGATCTGGTCGTGATGGACCTCGGGTGGACGCCCCAGCGCCTCGCCCTGCCGGCAGCCGCGGGCTGGCTGCAAGCGGGCGGGCGCATCGTCAGCCTGATCAAGCCGCACTACGAGAGCGGCGAGCACCTGACCAGCGAAGACGAGGCCGAGCGGATCGTGCGGGGCACGGTCGAGGCGGTCGGCGAAATTGGCTTCGCGTGCGCGGCGTTGACCAGGTCGCCGATCGCCGGCTCGCGCCGCAAGGGCAAGAGCGCAAAGGCGGGTACGGGCAACTCGGAGTGGCTCGGCTTGTTCCGCGTCGCTCAGGCCGTCGACGATGCCCAGCCTGGCTGA
- the lpxI gene encoding UDP-2,3-diacylglucosamine diphosphatase LpxI (LpxI, functionally equivalent to LpxH, replaces it in LPS biosynthesis in a minority of bacteria.), producing MPRPLVILPDPPTPPTAIGLIAGAGRLPIIVAEGLREIGHRIHGIGLANMYESELPKLCDSFHEVGLFRVGGWGRALARRNVRHAIMVGKVDKAKLMHDPLRMVRNVPDMPTLLAWHRKLRHDRRSYAVLGAIADELERCGVQLLDSTTSIPKELADAGVMTGRQPTSAQQADVDFVWPQLVDLLRLDIGQAVAVRERDIIAVEAVEGTDRMIERAGALCKAKGWTLCKGARCGHDRRSDVPTIGVTTIERMHDAGAGCLALAAGDVIMIDKDDVIAEADRRGIAIVGVPVGAA from the coding sequence GTGCCCCGTCCGCTCGTCATCCTGCCCGATCCGCCAACGCCGCCCACGGCCATCGGGCTTATCGCGGGCGCGGGCCGGCTGCCGATCATCGTGGCCGAGGGCCTGCGCGAGATCGGGCACCGCATCCACGGCATCGGCCTGGCCAACATGTACGAATCCGAGCTGCCGAAGCTCTGCGACAGCTTCCACGAGGTCGGGCTGTTCCGGGTGGGCGGCTGGGGCCGAGCCCTGGCGCGTCGAAACGTCCGCCACGCCATCATGGTTGGCAAGGTCGACAAGGCCAAGCTGATGCACGATCCGCTACGCATGGTGCGCAACGTGCCCGACATGCCGACGCTGCTTGCCTGGCACCGCAAGCTTCGGCACGACCGTCGGTCGTACGCCGTGCTCGGCGCCATCGCAGACGAGCTGGAGCGCTGCGGCGTGCAGCTGCTCGACTCGACGACGTCGATCCCCAAGGAGCTGGCCGACGCGGGCGTGATGACCGGCCGTCAGCCCACGAGCGCCCAGCAGGCAGACGTCGACTTCGTCTGGCCACAGCTGGTTGATCTGCTGCGGCTCGACATCGGCCAGGCCGTCGCCGTTCGCGAGCGGGACATCATCGCGGTCGAGGCGGTTGAGGGCACCGACCGCATGATCGAGCGTGCCGGCGCACTCTGCAAGGCCAAGGGCTGGACGCTGTGCAAGGGCGCCCGGTGCGGGCACGACCGCCGCAGCGACGTTCCGACGATCGGCGTCACGACCATCGAGCGGATGCACGACGCCGGCGCGGGCTGCCTGGCGCTGGCCGCGGGCGACGTCATCATGATCGACAAGGACGACGTCATCGCCGAGGCCGACCGCCGGGGCATCGCCATCGTGGGCGTGCCCGTCGGCGCCGCCTGA
- a CDS encoding RDD family protein, producing the protein MSALRPSLLAMMLVLVLAGDGLAQMVAGSPGGTQPSGEHAWAVTPSTTSSEWALWHVPPRVGTNGAADGAIRVVDSLERRPAAVAAAGGRVWLAFAGIGNEPGYGIFTAAVQPGAIDGTWYSGSGGRLASSSFLPTEGRLIAMAAQSAGPMALVELTNGAHEVAWLDRGRWMGSAGPVLDDAPSPQAIGVSRKGVVKLASIGDGALTLWTAQIPTEESGGPSVFQLRDPSELLEPASSQPGEQGKPIELEWARQTLLLPTSATGSRVIAGPVSLGPRVLLAASQDGKATVFEIEGQAVRPVYAADGAAVAFLTSARRGIYVRLSERPESAEGRAATSLELEEFSLDSGRTLYVGPAVFDGPVSPSDLRILLVLMVLVSASLLLFVVRTSNESKPFAAPPGCVLAPPMPRLLASVGDGLVALLIGSEIARALPEGWLAMRIGAEVIDFAPLLLSLVFGMLAGAVMEAALGRTIGKLVFGLAVTRSRKGDDDAPGIRRPGFGASLVRNAVKWLLPLVALAGAMSPLLRHRGDTLSGLAVVGEFALEDEAGDSDQDSTPDGR; encoded by the coding sequence ATGAGCGCGCTCCGACCGTCGCTGCTTGCGATGATGCTCGTGCTCGTGCTCGCAGGCGATGGGCTGGCACAGATGGTCGCCGGCTCGCCGGGCGGCACGCAGCCCTCGGGCGAGCACGCGTGGGCCGTCACGCCCTCGACGACGTCGAGCGAGTGGGCGTTGTGGCACGTACCGCCGCGCGTCGGCACCAACGGCGCGGCCGACGGCGCGATCCGGGTCGTCGATTCGCTGGAGCGAAGGCCCGCGGCGGTCGCCGCGGCGGGAGGCCGCGTGTGGCTTGCCTTCGCGGGCATCGGCAACGAGCCGGGCTACGGCATCTTCACCGCCGCCGTGCAGCCGGGCGCGATCGACGGCACGTGGTACTCGGGGTCGGGCGGCCGCCTGGCCTCGTCGAGCTTCTTGCCGACGGAGGGTCGCCTCATTGCAATGGCGGCTCAGAGCGCGGGTCCGATGGCGCTCGTCGAATTGACCAACGGCGCGCACGAGGTCGCTTGGCTCGATCGCGGACGCTGGATGGGCAGCGCGGGTCCGGTGCTCGACGACGCGCCGTCGCCGCAGGCCATCGGCGTCTCTCGCAAGGGCGTCGTGAAGCTGGCCTCGATCGGCGACGGGGCACTCACGCTGTGGACCGCCCAGATCCCGACCGAAGAATCCGGTGGTCCCTCGGTCTTCCAGTTGCGCGATCCGTCCGAGTTGCTCGAGCCCGCGAGTTCGCAGCCGGGCGAGCAAGGGAAGCCCATCGAGCTCGAGTGGGCGCGGCAGACGCTCCTACTGCCGACTTCCGCGACCGGCTCGCGCGTGATCGCCGGCCCGGTCTCGCTCGGGCCGCGTGTGCTGCTCGCCGCTTCGCAGGACGGCAAGGCCACCGTCTTCGAGATCGAGGGCCAAGCCGTACGGCCCGTTTATGCCGCGGACGGCGCTGCCGTCGCCTTCCTCACCAGCGCCCGTCGCGGGATCTACGTGCGCCTGAGCGAACGCCCCGAATCGGCCGAGGGACGGGCGGCAACGAGCCTCGAACTCGAGGAATTCTCGCTCGACTCCGGACGCACGCTCTACGTGGGACCTGCAGTCTTCGACGGACCCGTTTCGCCCAGCGACCTTCGGATCCTGCTCGTGCTGATGGTGCTCGTCAGCGCGTCGCTCTTGCTCTTCGTCGTGCGGACGTCCAACGAAAGCAAGCCCTTCGCGGCGCCGCCGGGCTGCGTGCTCGCGCCGCCAATGCCCAGGCTGCTGGCGTCCGTCGGCGACGGGCTGGTTGCACTGCTCATCGGTAGCGAGATCGCCCGGGCGCTGCCCGAGGGCTGGCTTGCGATGCGAATCGGCGCTGAGGTAATCGACTTCGCGCCGCTCTTGCTTTCGCTCGTCTTTGGGATGCTGGCAGGCGCCGTCATGGAAGCCGCGCTCGGCCGCACCATCGGCAAGCTCGTCTTTGGCCTGGCGGTGACGCGCTCGCGCAAGGGCGACGACGACGCCCCCGGCATCCGGCGTCCGGGCTTCGGGGCCTCGCTGGTCCGCAACGCCGTCAAGTGGTTGCTCCCCCTGGTCGCGCTGGCGGGAGCCATGAGCCCCCTGCTGCGACACCGCGGCGACACGCTCTCGGGCCTGGCGGTCGTCGGCGAGTTCGCCCTCGAAGATGAGGCGGGGGATTCCGATCAAGATTCGACGCCAGACGGCCGATAG
- a CDS encoding tetratricopeptide repeat protein, with protein MPADDKPAAQPSTEQPAQDPAVTPWREIWQVPTLGVSVALLVIGLVTLVLHRPAPDIEGLLDGAERRIEARRYAQALDVLNDDLGPNLDRASFTPELRRRFHVLRARALSLGQSEFTSRQETNDTNIVREYREAERQGAALEPRDAFFLGQAYISLDQVEPALKRAEDMPPTERPLRHELYRIAIEDEDASTPGGRERIIDLVSRFVADGTLGINDRAWAELQRARVLSATGDHAGVVDRLLRSYPQWARAAPERRAALSVELGAAQMELGDLNDSRESLELGEKLAEPQSPERGLAIVLLGRLDELSGRAMEARDRYQRVLDDLGWSPAAQAARLGLAEVYASEGEADLSLDLFTEAIQMLREDGPAGGVDAEVLEGALLAQHRVHSLAGESTDALRYAQLAETVSDEERSPELVLALADSHRAVAEDLAQATGQAASVGADALHFDAATREEFRRHIRAAGGYYALHADLVTLDEAAFERSTWLGAVCFDRAGDLELAERKLTTFVTAISESPQRAEARYRLGRIYQARSRHSAAEEAFRSLIDDANDPDTGKGVGPFALKSYVPLAETLLADADAENDGEALALLERVLSGGLVGPTSEEYRRALVELGTLHYQRGEYVPAIERLREALARFDGERLEHLIRFKLADAFRLEADRIGEALAQAMPGSERRELLNLREERLRTAIEQLELTRDGFERLGELSPAERESLRSAYFFLGACAYDLGDYELAVKHYAAAHAKYAGDPAALVPLIQIVSARLQQGEFALARAANERARRLYESFPSEVWNDSDLPLSRDDWQRWFQASERLATAGG; from the coding sequence GTGCCGGCCGACGACAAGCCCGCAGCCCAGCCCAGCACCGAGCAACCGGCCCAGGATCCGGCGGTGACGCCATGGCGTGAGATCTGGCAGGTGCCGACGCTGGGCGTGTCCGTTGCACTGCTGGTTATCGGGCTCGTGACCTTGGTCCTTCATCGGCCCGCTCCGGACATTGAGGGGTTGCTGGACGGCGCCGAGCGGCGGATCGAGGCCCGGCGGTACGCCCAGGCTCTGGACGTTCTAAACGATGACCTCGGGCCGAACCTCGATCGTGCCTCGTTCACCCCCGAACTACGCCGCCGCTTCCACGTGCTCCGGGCCCGCGCCCTCTCGCTTGGACAGTCCGAGTTTACTTCTCGGCAGGAAACCAACGACACCAACATCGTGCGCGAATACCGCGAAGCCGAGCGGCAGGGCGCCGCGCTCGAGCCGCGCGATGCGTTCTTCTTGGGCCAGGCCTACATCAGCCTCGACCAGGTCGAGCCCGCGCTCAAACGCGCCGAAGACATGCCGCCGACCGAACGGCCGCTGCGGCACGAGCTCTATCGCATCGCCATCGAGGACGAAGATGCTTCGACCCCCGGCGGGCGCGAGCGGATCATCGACCTCGTCTCCCGGTTCGTCGCCGACGGCACGCTTGGCATCAACGACCGGGCGTGGGCCGAGCTCCAGCGGGCCCGCGTTCTGTCGGCCACGGGCGATCACGCCGGCGTGGTCGATCGCCTGCTGCGGTCCTATCCGCAATGGGCCCGTGCGGCACCCGAGCGTCGAGCCGCCCTGAGCGTCGAGCTCGGCGCAGCCCAGATGGAACTGGGCGACCTCAACGACTCACGCGAGTCGCTCGAGCTCGGCGAGAAGCTGGCCGAGCCGCAATCGCCCGAGCGCGGCCTGGCGATCGTGCTGCTGGGCAGGCTCGACGAACTGTCGGGCCGAGCGATGGAGGCTCGAGACCGGTACCAGCGCGTGCTCGACGATCTCGGCTGGTCGCCCGCCGCCCAGGCCGCGCGCCTCGGGCTCGCCGAGGTCTATGCGTCCGAGGGCGAGGCCGACCTGTCGCTCGACCTCTTCACCGAGGCGATCCAGATGCTACGGGAGGACGGGCCGGCCGGCGGCGTCGACGCAGAGGTGCTCGAGGGCGCGCTCCTGGCGCAGCACCGTGTCCACAGCCTCGCCGGCGAATCGACGGACGCGCTGCGGTACGCCCAGCTCGCCGAGACCGTGAGCGACGAGGAACGCTCCCCCGAACTCGTGCTCGCGCTGGCGGATTCGCACCGCGCCGTCGCCGAAGATCTCGCCCAGGCCACCGGCCAGGCCGCGAGCGTGGGCGCCGACGCGCTGCACTTCGACGCCGCGACGCGCGAGGAGTTTCGCCGGCACATCCGGGCCGCGGGTGGGTACTACGCCCTGCATGCCGATTTGGTGACGCTCGACGAGGCCGCGTTCGAGCGCAGCACGTGGCTCGGCGCCGTGTGCTTCGACCGCGCGGGCGATCTCGAGCTTGCCGAACGCAAGCTCACGACGTTCGTCACGGCAATCAGCGAGAGCCCGCAGCGGGCCGAGGCTCGTTATAGATTGGGTCGCATCTACCAGGCCCGCAGCCGGCACTCGGCAGCTGAAGAGGCGTTCCGATCGCTCATCGACGACGCGAACGACCCGGACACGGGCAAGGGCGTTGGCCCCTTCGCCCTGAAGTCGTACGTGCCGCTGGCCGAGACGCTGCTGGCCGACGCCGACGCCGAGAACGACGGCGAGGCGCTGGCCCTGCTCGAACGCGTGCTCTCGGGCGGACTGGTGGGGCCGACGAGCGAGGAGTATCGCCGCGCGCTGGTCGAGCTCGGCACGCTGCACTATCAGCGCGGCGAGTACGTCCCGGCCATCGAACGCCTCCGCGAGGCACTCGCCCGATTCGACGGCGAACGCCTGGAGCACCTCATCCGCTTCAAGCTGGCCGACGCCTTCCGGCTCGAGGCCGATCGGATCGGCGAGGCACTGGCCCAAGCCATGCCCGGCAGCGAGCGCCGCGAGTTGCTCAACCTTCGCGAGGAACGCCTGCGTACCGCGATCGAGCAGTTGGAGCTGACCCGCGACGGTTTCGAGCGGCTCGGTGAACTCTCGCCGGCGGAGCGTGAGTCGCTCCGCAGCGCCTACTTCTTCCTGGGCGCCTGTGCGTACGACCTGGGCGACTACGAACTCGCCGTCAAGCACTACGCCGCGGCCCACGCGAAGTACGCCGGCGATCCCGCCGCACTCGTGCCGCTCATCCAGATCGTGAGCGCGCGGCTTCAACAGGGGGAGTTCGCACTCGCGCGGGCCGCCAACGAGCGGGCTCGACGCTTATACGAGAGCTTCCCGAGCGAGGTCTGGAACGACTCGGACCTGCCGCTGTCGCGCGACGACTGGCAACGCTGGTTCCAGGCCAGCGAGCGGTTGGCGACCGCGGGCGGCTAG
- a CDS encoding cysteine--tRNA ligase encodes MPESLHLYNTLTKRVEPFRATDPNTVTFYSCGLTVYDDGHIGNFRAFLIADLLRRWLESPLCTIQDASGSLHAGPRTVRHAMNITDVGHMTDDDRADGGGQDKMDAARSRLLEAKKAGTLPPGAEIDAADPYAIARFYTDRFLEDAKKLGLKVASEQDMMPRATAYVPAMIELIERLIARDCAYVTGEPGARAVYFSVNAFDGYGRLSGNSLEALRAGAGGRVDDANQSTKRHPADFLLWKEDASHLMKWDSPWGTGYPGWHVECSAMAYEVLAKASFPDGVVPDGQPVIDLHTGGEDNIFPHHECEIAQSCCAFNETPSGAPFARHWLHNRFLLVDGQKMSKSKGNFFTARDLFARGVEPAALRLALIRTHYRTNADFTDQLLKDSQRMIDRWRQSASIGPGDEELETDGSRTIMREFASALNDDLNVSEAIAMINVWMNRSGDARRGDGYVFQKYFGAVLGIDLNEATSTDTSIGLFAPGLKPDPAVIEKLEQRKAARANKDFATSDAIRDELADMGYAIKDVAGGKVEVTRA; translated from the coding sequence ATGCCCGAGTCCCTGCACCTGTACAACACCCTCACGAAGCGCGTCGAGCCCTTCCGCGCGACCGATCCGAACACGGTCACCTTCTACTCCTGCGGCCTGACGGTCTACGACGACGGCCACATCGGAAACTTTCGCGCCTTCCTCATCGCCGACCTGCTGCGTCGCTGGCTCGAGAGCCCGCTGTGCACGATTCAGGACGCCAGCGGCAGCCTGCACGCTGGACCACGCACCGTCCGCCACGCGATGAACATCACCGACGTGGGCCACATGACCGACGACGATCGGGCCGACGGCGGCGGGCAGGACAAGATGGACGCCGCCCGCTCGCGCCTGCTCGAGGCCAAGAAGGCCGGCACGCTGCCGCCGGGCGCCGAGATCGACGCCGCCGACCCTTACGCCATCGCTCGCTTCTACACCGACCGCTTCCTCGAGGACGCGAAGAAGCTGGGCCTCAAGGTCGCCAGCGAGCAGGACATGATGCCCAGGGCCACGGCGTACGTGCCGGCCATGATCGAGCTGATCGAACGCCTGATCGCACGGGACTGCGCCTACGTGACGGGCGAGCCGGGCGCTCGCGCGGTCTACTTCAGCGTCAACGCGTTCGACGGCTACGGCAGGCTCAGCGGCAACTCGCTCGAGGCCCTCCGCGCCGGCGCCGGAGGCCGCGTCGACGACGCAAACCAATCGACCAAGCGACATCCGGCCGACTTCCTGCTCTGGAAGGAGGACGCGAGCCACCTGATGAAGTGGGACAGCCCGTGGGGCACTGGCTATCCGGGCTGGCACGTCGAGTGCTCGGCCATGGCGTACGAGGTGCTCGCCAAGGCGAGCTTCCCAGATGGCGTGGTGCCCGACGGCCAGCCCGTCATAGACCTGCACACGGGCGGCGAGGACAACATCTTCCCGCACCACGAGTGCGAGATCGCCCAGAGCTGCTGCGCCTTCAACGAGACGCCGAGCGGCGCGCCGTTCGCGCGGCACTGGCTGCACAATCGCTTCCTGCTCGTCGACGGCCAAAAGATGAGCAAGAGCAAGGGCAACTTCTTCACGGCCCGGGATCTCTTTGCCAGGGGCGTCGAGCCTGCCGCGCTGCGGCTGGCGCTCATCCGCACGCACTATCGCACGAACGCCGACTTCACCGACCAGCTCCTGAAAGACAGCCAGCGGATGATCGACCGGTGGCGACAAAGCGCCAGCATTGGTCCGGGCGATGAGGAGTTGGAAACGGATGGTTCTCGAACGATTATGCGCGAATTTGCCAGTGCTTTGAATGATGATCTCAACGTGTCCGAAGCGATTGCAATGATCAACGTCTGGATGAATCGTTCGGGTGACGCGCGTCGAGGCGACGGGTACGTGTTCCAGAAGTATTTTGGGGCCGTGCTGGGAATCGACTTAAATGAAGCGACCTCAACAGACACCTCGATCGGCCTGTTCGCGCCTGGGCTAAAGCCTGACCCCGCGGTCATCGAGAAGCTCGAGCAACGCAAGGCCGCGCGCGCGAACAAGGACTTCGCGACCAGCGACGCCATCCGCGACGAACTGGCGGACATGGGCTACGCCATCAAGGACGTCGCAGGCGGCAAGGTCGAGGTGACGCGGGCCTGA
- a CDS encoding MBL fold metallo-hydrolase — protein MRDPGRHRQISFEFLGTGVSSGVPVIGCSCLTCTSSDAKDRRLRCSAALRFGDDRGEQRTILFDAGPDLRQQALRAGLERVDALLFTHNHVDHTWGLDELRRFNTLMEGPVDIYANDHTLDFLRRVYGHIFDAKNNVQPSYVASVIPHRLLPMVPEELFGLRITPLTLLHGRLPVLGFRIEAVHPTVAARAGMSDLLPMAYCTDVSGIPPESWPLLEGLKTLVLGALRPRRHPTHFSIDEAVAAAQKIGAEETWFIHMNHEVRHEPVDRALPGGIRLAWDGLVLPQSREEERSEGEWALGWRE, from the coding sequence GTGCGAGATCCCGGGCGGCACAGGCAGATTTCCTTCGAGTTCCTGGGCACAGGCGTGTCCAGCGGCGTGCCAGTCATTGGCTGCTCGTGCCTCACCTGTACCTCAAGCGACGCCAAGGACAGGCGGCTGCGCTGCTCGGCCGCCCTGCGATTCGGCGACGACCGGGGCGAGCAGCGGACGATCCTCTTCGATGCCGGGCCCGACCTTCGCCAGCAGGCCCTTCGCGCCGGTCTCGAGCGCGTGGACGCGCTGCTCTTCACCCACAACCACGTCGACCACACCTGGGGCCTGGACGAGCTGCGCCGCTTCAACACGCTCATGGAGGGGCCGGTCGACATCTATGCCAACGACCACACGCTCGACTTCCTCCGCCGCGTCTACGGCCACATCTTCGACGCAAAGAACAACGTCCAGCCCAGCTACGTCGCCAGCGTCATCCCCCACCGCCTGCTGCCGATGGTGCCCGAGGAGCTCTTCGGCCTGCGCATCACGCCGCTCACGCTCCTGCACGGCAGGCTGCCCGTGCTGGGGTTTCGCATCGAGGCCGTCCACCCGACGGTCGCGGCGCGGGCGGGCATGTCGGATCTCTTGCCGATGGCCTATTGCACCGACGTCTCGGGCATTCCCCCCGAAAGCTGGCCGCTGCTCGAAGGTCTCAAGACGCTGGTGCTGGGCGCCCTGCGTCCACGACGCCACCCCACGCACTTCTCGATCGACGAGGCCGTCGCGGCGGCCCAGAAGATCGGGGCCGAAGAGACTTGGTTCATCCACATGAACCACGAGGTCCGCCACGAGCCGGTGGACCGGGCGCTGCCCGGGGGCATCCGATTAGCGTGGGACGGCTTGGTGCTGCCTCAGTCTCGCGAAGAGGAACGCAGCGAGGGCGAGTGGGCGTTGGGGTGGCGGGAGTAG
- a CDS encoding transcriptional repressor, whose translation MTDAAHDREPRSPADHRDLFAAHGLRCTRQRQVVYAALASTREHPTAEAIYESVREGQGGAGISLATVYNTLETLSQRGLCRKLATPGGPTRFDAITDEHAHVVSPDGSMLDLPDDLSARVMAGVRDPELIAEIEQRLGVKVGRISIHLAAE comes from the coding sequence ATGACGGATGCCGCCCACGATCGAGAGCCCCGGTCACCGGCCGACCACCGCGACCTGTTCGCCGCCCACGGCCTGCGTTGCACCCGCCAGCGCCAGGTGGTGTACGCCGCCCTGGCGAGCACCCGCGAGCACCCGACGGCCGAGGCGATCTACGAGAGCGTGCGTGAGGGGCAGGGCGGGGCCGGCATCTCGCTGGCGACCGTCTACAACACGCTGGAAACGCTCAGCCAGCGCGGCCTGTGCCGCAAGCTGGCAACCCCCGGCGGGCCGACGCGATTCGACGCCATCACCGACGAGCACGCCCATGTCGTGTCGCCCGACGGTTCGATGCTCGACCTGCCCGACGACCTGAGCGCCCGGGTGATGGCCGGCGTCCGCGACCCCGAGCTCATCGCCGAGATCGAGCAGCGTCTCGGCGTCAAGGTCGGTCGGATCAGCATCCACCTCGCGGCCGAGTAG